The Arachis ipaensis cultivar K30076 chromosome B07, Araip1.1, whole genome shotgun sequence genomic interval ATGCCTCAATAAAGAACTGTGAGCTCCATCAACATTTGCCAATGTTTCCTCCATGTTGTCATCGATCCTGCCCATGCCAGTTATATAGATTTAATCCTAATTGCCAGAACATGTGAATATCAACGGCTTCCATGCAATAATACTTTGCGATTCAAAACAAACATGATGGTTTCaatcaaaagaagaaaaacatGGTGCATTACTGTGCAATCTGAAACTTTGTATGGGTATAAGTGTTCAAGTCAGAATAGAAAAACCTGATGGCTAGTTCCCCTTGCTGGGCAACCATTGTAGCCAAATGTGTGAAGATCCCACTAAGTTCTGTGATAGTAGATTCAACACTGTGCAGTGCAGTTGCCCGACTTTGAGCATAATTATCTTGGTGAGGAACAACCTGCTGTACCATAGACATTTCCATTTGGGGGGTTGGAGCATTGTCCACAGCTAACCTTCGTCTGTATCAACAAATTACCACAAGTTGCAAGTTTAGCTAAAAATTATGTGAACAAAAGCATACATAGAAAGTTTAAGAAATTCATACCCAAAAGCAAATATGTATAATGTAACAAGCTCAAAAATTGAATGAGCACAATAAATACCCAATTGACTATGGAGGCAAAATATAAATTGGCTGAAATTTAAACATCAAGATGTATACTTTAAGTTGCTGCAATCAATTGTCTAGAAAATCTATAAGGGAATTCTGACAAAATCATTTTTCCATAATTTATAATTGACACaactataaaattttaaagataccAATCAAAATTAAACATGGTTGAAATAAGATATACATCATTTCTCTTAATTTGTGTTCAAAGACTAGCCCAATATTTAAAGACCATTTATAATGCCTGAAGTGACTTCTATCATACAACTTGGACTAGTAGAGTCGCAGTCATCATCCAGGAAACAAATAATAAGCATTGAAGAACTTTCCAATACAATGACTATGTCTTATCTCACTTGGTTAGGTTGGATCAGCCAAAGACTTTCCAATACACATTCATCTTATGCTCATAATTGAATACTGGGAAAACAGGAACCATATCAAATGAGCTAGAAACAGTAACTTATGCCCATCAAATGGTAGTTCTTGTTGGGCAGCAAGTTTCATTCATTCATGCCATGGAAAGAGAACAGTCACATACAGAGGGACAAGGGAGTTTAAGACAAATTTAGAATTGAAAGGTGACTCCAGTACCCAATTTGACAGAGCCTAAACAATCTACATAACCCAAGTGGTTATCTCAATACAGAGCTTGCTTACTTCCGGCCCAAGTTATCAAATTAATAGGCTAAGTACAAAGGTTTTTATTAATATTGGTAGCTGTTTTCTCATTATGCAACAAGCATCTATGACATGATCAAATCTTGGCAGCAACCTTGTTCTCCTCATTACACATGAGGAAGAAAGCAGCATGCACTCCAAAGAATTAGACCTCAAATGCAGTCAGAAAATGATGATTCATACGAAGCAGTATAAGCTACCTGTTTACATATGAAGTGCTATGTGAAGTTGATGCTTAGATTTTTATTTAGAACTACCTGGCTACCCATACCTATTTGCCTATTCATGTATAAACAAACAAAGGGACGATTTGATCTTATAGCTTCCAGAGAAAATTTGCACATACCTTAGTTGATTGCCAACTGGTACTCCATTTGAAGTTAGTCTGCATGAAAGAGAGATTCAAATGAAACCTCGTAGTATCAAATTTTTCATAAATCCAAATTCTATGCAATGAGAACCATTCCAGTACTCAAAGAACTACTGAAATGCAAATGAGAcaatttcattgaaaaaagacaACAAATTGCACAAGCAAATCTCGTTACAAGAATTTATAGGCTGCTAGTCATTACATTTAAGGGGCTAGAGGCACCAACGAAATGTGAACGAcacaatttttttgaaaaagccCATAATTGCACGAGCAAATGTCATGAGACAATTTTATTGGAAAAAGACAATAAATTGCACAAGCAAATCTCATTACGAGAATTTATAGGCTGCTAGTCATTACATTTAAGGGACTAGAGGCACCAACGAAATGTGGACAACACAATTTTATTGAAAAATCCCATGAATTGCACGAGCAAATCTCATTAAAAGTAATTTAAGTATAGTCACTAGATATAAATATTAGGTTAGCTACGCTATACATACTTCATTGTGGGTTGTCAAAATTAAGTGAAATCCCAGGCATGTATTATTAGTTGAGATGGAACAGGTACATTAAAGTCATAGTATAACAACTGCTAACCTATAACTTGATAGAAATCGACTCACGCTGACTGTTGTTGCAAGTCTTCAGATGGATTTAATGAATTCGACCATGGGGGTGGTACATGGGATGGCTTTGGGTGATGCTGAAAAGGGTTCTCTCTGGATGTATTCTTGGAAAATATCTGCTTCCTATTCTCATGAGCCTTGATATTCTGGGGGACAATGCACAAAATTAATTACACTAATAACAAAAACACAATCAGGAAAACAATAACAACCAccggaaaaaataaaataaaataaaaaaagagtatTGGTTACAAGTACAATGGAGATTGGAGATTATGTGAAATATGAAAGGAAATTCCTCCTCTTTGATTCTCTCATCTATGAAGTATTTCTCGTCTCTTTAGTTATTCTCTCTGTAAGTCCCTCTTTATTCTACCTATCTTCTCTAATTCTACATTCGCATACTCCTAAGATCTCTACTGTTCAATGGTGCTTTCATAGTTTcattgatgccaaaaagcatcCATGACTGAACAGGAACAGGAACAGGAACCAGCTGAAAGTTGCCAGCAAAGGAAAGCGCAGGAACCCAAATTTTCATCCATGGAAAACACCAATGATGGAGCAAGAATGAGAAATAAACTAAAAGAGATTTTAGTCGAAGCTGTCAGTATGTAGAATTCACAGCACTCCAACTTTCTATTTCAAGTCAGATTAGCTGGCTGGCTAACTTAATCTTCTCTTCTATTCTATTCACAATACCCTAAATACGAATACAAATTGATTCGAATTTCATAAACTCAAAAGCTAACTATCCAGTCTATCCTGCATTAATCAAATTCAGTAACTAAATTACCAAGCCACTCTTAAATAAAATTTCGGATTAATTAACCTCTGTTCTAGTGGTCAAGACATCTTGGAGTTTCTTTGTGGCGCCCATGAGCCTGCTCTTCAAGTCATCACAAACGGCATTGGAGTGAACAACCCTATCCTCCGAGTACATCCCATCAGCAATCTCCATGTTCTGAATCGTCTGTAAATCCGAAAGAGCCGCGTTCAGCGCCGTGATCTCGTTCTTAATCACAGCCGTCAGTTCCTGTATCTCAACAATCGGATCATTGAAAATCGACGATTTCTTCGCCACTACGAAAACACAATTGATTTTTCAGAgctaattaaataaaagaaaaaattttaaaaatgaaaaagaagaagagaaagaaggaggAGTTAGTTACGTTGGGCGAGCCTTGCGATCTTCTGTGAAGTATCGTGGATTCCCAAACCGATCCGAGAGGCCTTTCGGTTGAATTCGGATCTGGAATTTGGAACCGGAGAGTCGGTGGAGGAGGGAGCATTTTCCGGTTGGTTAGGCAACGGTGGCGGAGTGGGGGCTCCGATCTTCTTCTTGAGAGTCTCCGTCACCGACCGGAACTCGGAGGTGCGGTCCCTGAAGGCGGAGGCCATGGCAGCTACCGCTGNNNNNNNNNNNNNNNNNNNNNNNNNNNNNNNNNNGTGAAATGTTATTATTCTAATCTTACACAAATATTCGTCCCTAGGAGGTAGGAGGagattctttatttttttggacAGAGTACTAAAAGTACACAAATAGGTAAGCCCATTGGCCTATCTATCAAATAATTCCTTACCAGCCGTCAGATTCATTACAACACGTGAATGTCATCCGTCAGATCTGGGTCTTCAAAAACCTGAATTGACCACCCCCTAGATAAAAACAACACTAACCAAATTCATCTTTCACGTGCCTCCTTCTTCACTCTCAAAACCCTAGCCTTTTCTTGTACAAACAGAGGAGGTTAAAGAGACGGCGCCGTTTCGCTGTCCGCCTTGACAAAGCACAGCTTCGTCTTGGCCCTCGATTTTGCAactttttttttgtctctctGAAACTCTGATCTCTATCATCATCGTTACAAATGGCACCAAAACCAACTAAGGCTGAGAAGAAGGTCGCTTACGATGCTAAGCTCTGCAAGCTTCTCGAGGAGTACACTCAGATACTTGTGGTCAATGCTGATAACGTTGGATCTAACCAGCTCCAGAACATTCGAAGGGGTCTTCGTGGTGATTCTATTGTTCTTATGGGAAAGAACACCATGATGAAGCGTTCTGTTAGAATGCATGCTGAGAGTACCGGGAACAATGTGTACCTCAGCCTTATCCCTCTTCTTGTTGTAAGTGGAACCCTAATTATTACTGTTTTTATTCAGTTTTTCATCGTTATTTTGAGAAATTGTAAACTTTCATTGTGTTTAGGTGTGTGAACACATGGATTA includes:
- the LOC107608905 gene encoding syntaxin-31 isoform X1, which encodes MASAFRDRTSEFRSVTETLKKKIGAPTPPPLPNQPENAPSSTDSPVPNSRSEFNRKASRIGLGIHDTSQKIARLAQLAKKSSIFNDPIVEIQELTAVIKNEITALNAALSDLQTIQNMEIADGMYSEDRVVHSNAVCDDLKSRLMGATKKLQDVLTTRTENIKAHENRKQIFSKNTSRENPFQHHPKPSHVPPPWSNSLNPSEDLQQQSALTSNGVPVGNQLRRRLAVDNAPTPQMEMSMVQQVVPHQDNYAQSRATALHSVESTITELSGIFTHLATMVAQQGELAIRIDDNMEETLANVDGAHSSLLRHLNRISSNRWLLIKIFAILIFFLMIFIFFVA
- the LOC107608905 gene encoding syntaxin-31 isoform X3 — its product is MLPPPPTLRFQIPDPNSTERPLGSVWESTILHRRSQGSPNELTAVIKNEITALNAALSDLQTIQNMEIADGMYSEDRVVHSNAVCDDLKSRLMGATKKLQDVLTTRTENIKAHENRKQIFSKNTSRENPFQHHPKPSHVPPPWSNSLNPSEDLQQQSALTSNGVPVGNQLRRRLAVDNAPTPQMEMSMVQQVVPHQDNYAQSRATALHSVESTITELSGIFTHLATMVAQQGELAIRIDDNMEETLANVDGAHSSLLRHLNRISSNRWLLIKIFAILIFFLMIFIFFVA
- the LOC107608905 gene encoding syntaxin-31 isoform X2, which produces MASAFRDRTSEFRSVTETLKKKIGAPTPPPLPNQPENAPSSTDSPVPNSRSEFNRKASRIGLGIHDTSQKIARLAQLAKKSSIFNDPIVEIQELTAVIKNEITALNAALSDLQTIQNMEIADGMYSEDRVVHSNAVCDDLKSRLMGATKKLQDVLTTRTENIKAHENRKQIFSKNTSRENPFQHHPKPSHVPPPWSNSLNPSEDLQQQSALTSNGVPVGNQLRRRLAVDNAPTPQMEMSMVQQVVPHQDNYAQSRATALHSVESTITELSGIFTHLATMVAQQGELAIRIKSI